In Paraburkholderia sp. PGU19, the sequence CGGCCGTTGGCGTCGCGCGCGTTCGCGGGACGCGAGCGTTACAGCCGCGCGTTTCTCGAAGCCGTCGATCACGCGCTGGCATTGCGAATCGAGGACCGTCCGGATTCGGTGGCGGCGTTTGCGAGGGAACTGGGGCTGCGTGAAGCGGGTGCCTGTGTGTATGCGCCCGGCGAGCGCGCGCGCGGTGCGGGCGCCGTCGCGCAGCAGGACGTCCGGCATGGCGCGGACCGCGACGCATTGTCTCGAACCGCGCAGCCCCAACCCGCGCCGCACGCGGCGAGCGAAGCGCAAGCTGCGCGGGCAACGGATGCGACGCGAGAAGCGGACTCGCGAACCGGGCGCAATGAGCCGACGGGCGGCGCGGCGATTCGCGACGCAACCGGCCTGAGCGACGGTGCATCGAATGGCCGCACCGATCCCGACGCGACCGTCGCGCCGCCATTCAATGATTCTCACCAGCAGAGCGTCGCTGCAGAGGCGTCGCCGGATAACGCGCATCCCGACGAAAGCGCGCACGCCGAACCTGCGCCAGCGGACGATCGGCGCATGTGGGCAGCCGGTATGCGGCAGCACGCGCAATCCGTTCTCGCGCGGGTGTCGGGCACATGGCGTGCGTTGGCGTTTGCGGCGACACGCCCTGCGGAACGTATGAACCGGCGGCGCTCCGTTGCGATAGCGGGCGTGCTGGTTCTGATCGCGGTCGTGTGCACCGGCACGTACAGGTTGTTCGAATACGCGATTCGCGGACCCGACCGGCAATCGGATCTCGCAACCGCACCCGCCGTGCATGCGCCCGTCGTGATCGCGCGGCACTTGCCGGCGTCGTCTGCGGCGGGTGCATCCGCGCCGCGTCGGGCCGAAGCCGCTGAAGCGGGCGCGCCTGCGTCGTCAGCGCCCAGCATGCAAGCGCTGGCGCCCACGATCGCCCCCGAGACCGATGCACACGTCGCAGGCGCTGCGCCAGCCGCCGACGTGCGGAGTGCTACGGCATCCGCCGCCTCCGGCGTCGAGGTCGCGCAAGGCGCATCGGCCAGCGACGAGCCCCGGCCGCCGAAGCTCGTTGCCGTGCGCTTGCAGGTCTATCCGTGGGGCGAGGTGTACGTGGACGGCGTCAAGCGTGGCGTCAGTCCGCCGCTGAAGACGCTTGCGCTCGCGCCCGGCCAGTACGACATCGAGATCCGCAATGGCCAGCTGCCGTCGATGCGGCGAACCGTCAGGCTCGATGCAGGCAGCGGCCCCGTGAATATCAGCTACCGCTTCGAATGAGAGAGATCTGACGCAAGGACACCACTGCCATGAATGAACGCTTTCTTGCTCCCGTCGATGCCACATCCCGATGCGGACCCGATCTCGAGTACGACGCAGACTTCCTGCTGCTGCAACAGTGCGCCGCGGGACGGCCCGAACAGCAGTACGGCGCGACGGTGATTGCCGAACAGGTGCCCGATTGGGCCGAAGTGGAACGCGTCGCCCGCATGCTGCTCATGCGCACGCGGGATCTGCGCATCGCCGCGCCGCTGGTGCGCGCGTGGATCGCAACGCGCGGGCTCGACGGCTATGCGGACGGGCTTGCTCTCGTCCAGCGATGGCTCGCCGACTATTGGGACGAACTGCACCCGGCACTCGACATCGACGGCGAGCCGGACCCGACACCGCGGATGAACTCGCTTGCAGGCATCGTCGGAGACCATGCGTGTGCGCGTGTGGCGCTCGAATCGGTATTGACGGACAACCTGACCGTGCGCGACGCGGAAGAGCTTCTCGACGGACGCGCTTCGAACGCCGGCCGATATCCCGGAGGCGTCGAACGCCTGAAGGACGAGATGCGGCGCCTGTGCCACGAGGGTGCGCACACGTGGGCCGTCGTGCATGGCGCGCTCGACAGTCTCGACGCGATCCGCGCGACGGTGACGGCGCGCATCGGCCCGCAGTGGATGCCCGAGCCGGGCCGTGTCGAACGGGTTTTCCGGCGCATCCGCGACGGGGTGCCTGCGCAGATGCCCGCGCAATCTGACGATCCCGCCGCCGATACCGCCGACGAACGGGCCACGACGCTTCCCGCGAATGCGACAGCGGGAGACGACACCCGCGCGACGGAGCGCGCTTCCGCTGTCCCAGGCGCGCGGTCGAACGCGTGGCGCGACGCCGAGTTCGCGAATCGCGACGACGTCGGGCTGGCGCTCGAAAAAATGTGCCGCTATTTCGACGAACACGAAATGGGGCATCCGGCGCCCTTGCTGCTGCGCCGCGTGCAGCGTCTGCTGACGCTCGATTTCTATGAGCTGGTCAGGGACATCGCGCCCGAAGCGCTGCAACAGGTCGAACTGCTGAGCGGCCACGGCCACGGTGCGTAGAGCGGGGTGCGCCGTACGAGAACCGCGGCGCGCGTTCATCGTTGTTGAACCAGGATCGGCGCACGCATCGTGCGCGAGGAGCAGGAGCGAATGTCACGTCAAAAGACTTTGTCGAGTGGGCAGAAACTGATCGCGCGCAATCGCGCGCCCCGGGTTCAGATCGAATACGACGTCGAGTTGTACGGCGCGCAGCAGAAGGTGCAGTTGCCATTCGTGATGGGCGTCATGGCCGATCTCGCGGGGCATCGCGCGACGCCGCTGCCGGATCTCGCTGAGCGCAAGTTCATGGAGATCGAGGTCGACACGTTCGACGAACGCATGAAAGCGCTCGCGCCCGCGTTGTCGCTCGAAGTGGACAACACGTTGACGGGCGAAGGCAAGCTGAAGGTCGATGTCGCGTTCGGGAGCATCGACGACTTCGGGCCGGCTGCGCTCGCGCGCAACGTGGAGCCGTTGCGGCGGTTGCTCGACGCGCGCACGCAGCTGGCGAACCTGCTGTCGTATATCGACGGCAAGCGCGGCGCGGAGGAACTGATCGCGCGGGCGCTGGCCAATCCCGCGCTGCTCGCGTCGCTGGCAGCGCGGGACGCTGAAGATGGTGGCGCACCGCGCCTCGAAGGAGACAGCCATGAGTAGGGGCGCACAGACCTTGACGCAGGTCGTCGAAGCGACGCTGACGGACGAGCGGTTCACGACACTGCTCGACGAAGAGATCCGGCCGGGCACGGAACAGGCGCGCGGCGCCGTGCAGCGCGCGGTGTGTACGCTCGCGCATCAGGCACTCGAGCATTCGGTGACGCTTTCCGCCGATGCATACGATGCGATCGCGCAGTTGATCGGCGCCATCGATGGAAAGCTGAGCGAGCAGATCAACGCGATTCTTCATGATCCCGAGTATCAGCAGCTCGAAGGCGCGTGGCGCGGGCTGCATTATCTGGTGAATCACACGGAGACCGATGAGCTGCTGAAGGTCCGTGTGATGAGCGCGAGCAAGCGCGAGGTCGCGCGGATGCTGAAGCGCCACAAGGGCGTCGCGTGGGACCAGAGCCCGCTCTTCAAGCGCATCTACGAGGACGAGTACGGACAGCTGGGTGGCGAGCCGTTCGGCTGTCTCGTCGGCGACTACTACTTCGATCATTCGCCGCCGGACGTCGAGATGCTCGGCGAACTCTCGAAGATCGCAGCGGCCGCGCATGCACCGTTCATCGGCGGCGTGTCGCCTGCGCTGATGCAGATGGAGTCGTGGCAGCAGCTGTCGGACCCGCGCGATCTCACGAAAATCTTCCAGAACACCGAATACGCCGCGTGGCGCGGCCTGCGCGATTCGGACGATGCGCGCTATGTCGGCCTTGCGATGCCGCGCTTTCTCGCGCGGCTGCCGTACGGCGCGCGCACCGATCCCGTCGACGAATTCGACTTCGAGGAGCAAACCGACGGCGCGCAACACGACCGCTATACGTGGGCGAACGCCGCGTATGCGATGGCGGCGAATATCAACCGCTCGTTCAAGCTCTATGGCTGGTGTTCGTCGATTCGCGGCGTCGAATCGGGCGGCACGGTCGAGAACCTGCCGTGCCACACGTTTCCGAGTGACGACGGCGGCGTCGACATGAAATGCCCGACTGAAATCGCGATCAGCGACCGGCGCGAAGCAGAACTTGCGAAGAACGGCCTGATGCCGCTCGTGCACAGAAAGAACTCGGATGTGGCCGCGTTCATCGGTGCGCAGTCGCTGTTCAGAAGCGCCGAATATCACGATGCCGATGCGACGGCGAACGCGCGTCTGTCGGGGCGGCTGCCTTATCTCTTCGCGTGCTGCCGCTTCGCGCATTACCTCAAGTGCATCGTGCGCGACAAGATCGGGTCGTTCCATGAGCGTGACGACATGGAGCGATGGATGAACGACTGGATCATGAATTACGTCGACGGTGATCCCGTCAATTCTTCGCAGGAGACCAAGGCGCGCAAGCCGCTGGCGGCGGCGCAGGTCGTCGTCGACGCAATCGCGGACAACCCCGGCTATTACGCAGCGAAGTTCTTTTTGCGTCCGCACTATCAGCTCGAAGGGTTGACGGTGTCGTTGCGGCTCGTCGCGAAGCTGCCGTCCGTCAAGACGGCGGACCGCTGATGCAGCGCGATCAAATCAAACGGAGGGATGACATGGCAGTGGCAATGTTCATGAAGGTCGACGGCACGACGGGCGAATCGGCCGACGACCAGCATCAGGGTTGGAGCGACATCCAGTCGTTCTCGTGGGGCGCGAGCCAGCCCGCCGCGATGGCGGTGGGCGGCGGGGGCGGCACCGGCAAGGCGAGCTTCAGCGATCTCGTCGTGGTCGCGTACATGGACAAGGCGGCCCCCGCGATACTCAAGTGCTGCGCAAGCGGCAAGCATCTCGACAAGGTCGAGATCTCGTCGTGCAAGACGGGCGGCACGCAGATCGAGTTCTCGCGCGTGACGCTCGAAGAAGTACTGGTCACGTCCGCGCAGGTTGCGGGCACCGATCCTGGCGACACGGCGGAGAGGCTGCTGATGAACTACGCGTTCCAGGCGGCGCGTGTGAAGAAGCAGTACTGGGAGCAGAACGCCAACGGCGGCAAAGGCGCTGAGGTGACGATGGGCTGGGACGTCAAGAAGAACAAGGAAATGTAGGGGGAACGCGCCATGTTTAGCGAAACCGACGACGTACCGCCGGCACCCGCATACGGGCCGGGCCGGCGCGGCGCGCGCGACCGGCTTCAGCCCGCGTTGCTCGACCGGCTCACCGACAACGCGCCGCACGAGCACGCGGAAGCCCTGCCCGCGCACTGGATCGACGAAAGGAGGCTGCGCGCGGCCGTGCTGCGCGATCTCGGCTGGCTCTTCAACAGCGCGAATGGGCTGGGCGAAATCGATGCCGCCGTGTATCGCGAGGCGGCCAGCTCGGTGACCAACTACGGCATACCCTCGCTGGCGGGCACGCAGATGTCCGGCATCGATCTCGCCGGGCTCGAAGCGTCGATTCGCGAGGCGATGGTCCGCTTCGAGCCGCGCTTTTTGCCCGGCAGCATCGACGTGCGATGCGTCACCGACGCGCGCGCCCTGCATCACCAGAACCGGCTGACGCTCGAGATTCACGCGACACTCTGGTCGGTGCCTTATCCGCTGGAAATCCTGCTGCTGTCCGATCTCGATCTCGAATCGGGCGTCGTGTCGCTGCGCGAACGCACGGGGAGCGTGGCACATGGATGAGCGGTTTCTCGACTACTACAACCGCGAACTGAGCTACATGCGGCATCTCGGCGGCGAGTTCGCGCAGCAGTTTCCGAAGATCGCCGGAAGACTCGGCATGCACGGCATCGACGTGGCCGACCCGTACGTCGAACGGCTGCTCGAAGGCTTCTGTTTTCTCACGGCGCGCGTGCAGATGAAGATGGACGCGGAGTTTCCACGCTTCTCGCAGCGCCTGCTCGAAGTGGTCTATCCGAACGCGCTCGCGCCGATACCGGCGATGGCGATCGTCCAGATGACACCCGAACTGAACGAAGGCAGCCTTGCACGCGGCTTTGCGATGCCGGCGGGCACGGCGTTGCAGGCGCGTGTGGCGAGCGGCGAGCTGACGCCTTGCGAATTCCGCACGGCTCACGATCTCGTGCTATGGCCGCTCGCGATACGCGCGGTCGAGATGACGGGCGTGCCTCTCGATCTGCCCGTGGATGCTTCATTGCGCACGCGCGCGAGCGCCGCGCTGCGCATCCGGATCGACGTGACGGGCGGTGCGCGTGCGAACGAGTTGCCGCTCGACCGGCTGACGTTCCATCTGTCGGGAGCGGAGTCTCAGGCGGCGAGGCTGCTCGAACTGGTGACCTGTCATGTCGCGGGCGTGCTGGTTCATGCGCCGGGCGATCGCTCGCGCGCGGTCGTGCTCGACGCGGATGCCGTCGTCCATGAGGGCTTCGAGCCGTCGCAGGCGATGCTGCCGAACGACGGCCGGACCTTCGAGGGCTATCGGCTGTTGCAGGAATACTTTGTGTTTCCCGCGCGCTGCCTGTTCTTCAGTATCAGTGGGCTGCGGCGTGCGCTCGCGCAGTGTTGCGGAGATACATTCGAATTGACGCTGCTATTGGATCGCGACGATGCAGCGCTCGCCGCACGGGTCGATACGCGCGATGTCGCGCTCCATTGCACCCCCGCGATCAATCTCTTTCCGAAGCGCACCGATCGCATTCCCGTCACTCCGCGTACCCATGAATATCATCTCGTGGCCGACCGCTCGCGGCCGCTCGATCACGAAGTCTATGCCGTCACGCGCGTCAGCGGGCATCGAACGGGCGATGCGGGCGATTGCGAGTTCCATCCGTTCTATGCATCGTTCGCCCGTGGTGATGCCGATCGCGACCGCGATGACGGCGCCGCTTACTACTCGGTGCGGCGCGAGCCGCGTGTCGCGTCCGCGCAGATGCGGGCGAATGGCGCGCGCACGGGCTATCCGGGCACCGAGGTGTTCGTCTCGCTCGTCGATCGCAAGCATGCGCCGTTCGACGAGCGCGTGAGGCATCTGTCGGGCGATACGCTGTGCACGAACCGCGATTTGCCGTTGCTGCTGCCGCTTGGCGGCGCGAGCGATTTCACACCGAAAATTTCGGCGCCCATTGCACGCGTCAAGGTGCTGCGCGGTCCGTCGCGGCCACTGCCGCCGCTCGCGCAGGACGCTGCCGTGTGGCGGCTGATCAGCCATCTCGGGTTGAACTACCAGCCGCTCGCCCGCATCGACGACGAAGACGGTGCACGCGGACTGCGCGAACTGCTGGCGCTGTACGCGCAGCACGGCGACGCCGCCATGCGCAGGCAGGCGGAAGCAGTGCAGCGGCTTGCCTGCGAGCCCGTTTACCGGCGTCTGCCTGAACGCGGTCCGATCGTGTTCGGCCGCGGCGTGCGCGTGACGCTTACCGTCGACGATCAGGCGTTTGCGGGAGCAAGCCCTTATATGCTGGGTGCCGTACTCGAACAGTTCTTTGCGCGGCATGCGTCGATCAACGCCTTTACCGAGTTCGCGCTGCATTCGCCGCAGCGGGGCGAGCTTGCGCAATGGCCCGCGCGTGTCGGGCGAAGGCCGTCGATATGACACGCCGCGATCTGCCGTTGACCGCCAACGTCCGATGGGACGCGTTCTGGAGCCGGCTGCGCGCCGCGCCCGAACAGCACGATCTGTTCGAGACCTTGCGCTGGGTCGATGCGCTGTCCGATGCCGTCGCGCTCGGACGCGCCGCGCATCCGGGCGACGAACCGTTGCGGCTCGGGGAGGAGCCTTCGCTGGCGTTTGCGGCATCGATGCTGGCCGCCGTGCGCGATGAAGACGCGTTGCCGCGCGTGACCGTCAACGGGTTTGGGCTGTTCGGACCGAACGGGCCGCTGCCGCATCATCTGACGGAATACACGCATGAGCGCGTCAATGCGCACGGCGATCGTTCGATGAGCGCATTCGCGGACTGGTTTCATCATCGGCTGATCCTGCTGTTCTATCGCGCATGGGCCGACGCGCAGCCCGTCGTCGGTCATGACCGTTCCGGTGTCTCGCGCTTCGACGGCTACGTCGCGAGCCTGATCGGGCGCGCAAATGGCCAACCCGGCGCGCCGGGCACGCGCGGTCCGGCTCATGCGCAATGTTTTCACGCGGGGCATTGGGTCCGGCAGACGCGCAACCCGGAAGGTCTCGTGCAGTTCCTGCGGCGCGAGTTCGGCGCGCCCGCACGCATCGTCGAGCATGTGGTGCATTGGATGCCGATCGATGCGCCCTTGCGCACCACGCTGCACGGCGCGCGTCCGACGCAGCGGCTCGGTGAGAGCGCAATGCTGGGCCGCGCGGTTCGCGACGGGCAGTCGCGCTTTCG encodes:
- the tssA gene encoding type VI secretion system protein TssA, with amino-acid sequence MNERFLAPVDATSRCGPDLEYDADFLLLQQCAAGRPEQQYGATVIAEQVPDWAEVERVARMLLMRTRDLRIAAPLVRAWIATRGLDGYADGLALVQRWLADYWDELHPALDIDGEPDPTPRMNSLAGIVGDHACARVALESVLTDNLTVRDAEELLDGRASNAGRYPGGVERLKDEMRRLCHEGAHTWAVVHGALDSLDAIRATVTARIGPQWMPEPGRVERVFRRIRDGVPAQMPAQSDDPAADTADERATTLPANATAGDDTRATERASAVPGARSNAWRDAEFANRDDVGLALEKMCRYFDEHEMGHPAPLLLRRVQRLLTLDFYELVRDIAPEALQQVELLSGHGHGA
- the tssB gene encoding type VI secretion system contractile sheath small subunit, whose product is MSRQKTLSSGQKLIARNRAPRVQIEYDVELYGAQQKVQLPFVMGVMADLAGHRATPLPDLAERKFMEIEVDTFDERMKALAPALSLEVDNTLTGEGKLKVDVAFGSIDDFGPAALARNVEPLRRLLDARTQLANLLSYIDGKRGAEELIARALANPALLASLAARDAEDGGAPRLEGDSHE
- a CDS encoding serine/threonine-protein kinase, whose protein sequence is MMDPLFKERLATATDATGTTGAARPLPAGHRLGEFELDAVLGIGGFGIVYRAFDRTLQRAVAVKEYMPSLLAQRGGDFTVCLRAERFAAAFDSGRAAFLNEARLLAQFDHPGLVKVLQFWQSHGTAYMVMPFYEGPTLKQRAATQEPMSEAELLGLVAALLGALDTLHRAQCFHRDISLDNVLIPADGKPVLLDFGAARKSIGDAVDETSVMLKPGYSPIEQYTDDPAFAQGPWTDIYSLGAVMHAMIVGEPPPAAVVRSIQDTWRPLASRAFAGRERYSRAFLEAVDHALALRIEDRPDSVAAFARELGLREAGACVYAPGERARGAGAVAQQDVRHGADRDALSRTAQPQPAPHAASEAQAARATDATREADSRTGRNEPTGGAAIRDATGLSDGASNGRTDPDATVAPPFNDSHQQSVAAEASPDNAHPDESAHAEPAPADDRRMWAAGMRQHAQSVLARVSGTWRALAFAATRPAERMNRRRSVAIAGVLVLIAVVCTGTYRLFEYAIRGPDRQSDLATAPAVHAPVVIARHLPASSAAGASAPRRAEAAEAGAPASSAPSMQALAPTIAPETDAHVAGAAPAADVRSATASAASGVEVAQGASASDEPRPPKLVAVRLQVYPWGEVYVDGVKRGVSPPLKTLALAPGQYDIEIRNGQLPSMRRTVRLDAGSGPVNISYRFE
- the tssF gene encoding type VI secretion system baseplate subunit TssF, translated to MDERFLDYYNRELSYMRHLGGEFAQQFPKIAGRLGMHGIDVADPYVERLLEGFCFLTARVQMKMDAEFPRFSQRLLEVVYPNALAPIPAMAIVQMTPELNEGSLARGFAMPAGTALQARVASGELTPCEFRTAHDLVLWPLAIRAVEMTGVPLDLPVDASLRTRASAALRIRIDVTGGARANELPLDRLTFHLSGAESQAARLLELVTCHVAGVLVHAPGDRSRAVVLDADAVVHEGFEPSQAMLPNDGRTFEGYRLLQEYFVFPARCLFFSISGLRRALAQCCGDTFELTLLLDRDDAALAARVDTRDVALHCTPAINLFPKRTDRIPVTPRTHEYHLVADRSRPLDHEVYAVTRVSGHRTGDAGDCEFHPFYASFARGDADRDRDDGAAYYSVRREPRVASAQMRANGARTGYPGTEVFVSLVDRKHAPFDERVRHLSGDTLCTNRDLPLLLPLGGASDFTPKISAPIARVKVLRGPSRPLPPLAQDAAVWRLISHLGLNYQPLARIDDEDGARGLRELLALYAQHGDAAMRRQAEAVQRLACEPVYRRLPERGPIVFGRGVRVTLTVDDQAFAGASPYMLGAVLEQFFARHASINAFTEFALHSPQRGELAQWPARVGRRPSI
- the tssG gene encoding type VI secretion system baseplate subunit TssG codes for the protein MTRRDLPLTANVRWDAFWSRLRAAPEQHDLFETLRWVDALSDAVALGRAAHPGDEPLRLGEEPSLAFAASMLAAVRDEDALPRVTVNGFGLFGPNGPLPHHLTEYTHERVNAHGDRSMSAFADWFHHRLILLFYRAWADAQPVVGHDRSGVSRFDGYVASLIGRANGQPGAPGTRGPAHAQCFHAGHWVRQTRNPEGLVQFLRREFGAPARIVEHVVHWMPIDAPLRTTLHGARPTQRLGESAMLGRAVRDGQSRFRIVLGPMLLETYRTLLPGGTNAPRVARWVREYVGSEFAWELRLELAATQVPALRLGAREGIGRSTWLGVRRDCAPANDVVIDHDVVERAQREATRPAADARI
- the tssC gene encoding type VI secretion system contractile sheath large subunit, with amino-acid sequence MSRGAQTLTQVVEATLTDERFTTLLDEEIRPGTEQARGAVQRAVCTLAHQALEHSVTLSADAYDAIAQLIGAIDGKLSEQINAILHDPEYQQLEGAWRGLHYLVNHTETDELLKVRVMSASKREVARMLKRHKGVAWDQSPLFKRIYEDEYGQLGGEPFGCLVGDYYFDHSPPDVEMLGELSKIAAAAHAPFIGGVSPALMQMESWQQLSDPRDLTKIFQNTEYAAWRGLRDSDDARYVGLAMPRFLARLPYGARTDPVDEFDFEEQTDGAQHDRYTWANAAYAMAANINRSFKLYGWCSSIRGVESGGTVENLPCHTFPSDDGGVDMKCPTEIAISDRREAELAKNGLMPLVHRKNSDVAAFIGAQSLFRSAEYHDADATANARLSGRLPYLFACCRFAHYLKCIVRDKIGSFHERDDMERWMNDWIMNYVDGDPVNSSQETKARKPLAAAQVVVDAIADNPGYYAAKFFLRPHYQLEGLTVSLRLVAKLPSVKTADR
- the tssE gene encoding type VI secretion system baseplate subunit TssE; translation: MFSETDDVPPAPAYGPGRRGARDRLQPALLDRLTDNAPHEHAEALPAHWIDERRLRAAVLRDLGWLFNSANGLGEIDAAVYREAASSVTNYGIPSLAGTQMSGIDLAGLEASIREAMVRFEPRFLPGSIDVRCVTDARALHHQNRLTLEIHATLWSVPYPLEILLLSDLDLESGVVSLRERTGSVAHG
- a CDS encoding type VI secretion system tube protein Hcp, giving the protein MAVAMFMKVDGTTGESADDQHQGWSDIQSFSWGASQPAAMAVGGGGGTGKASFSDLVVVAYMDKAAPAILKCCASGKHLDKVEISSCKTGGTQIEFSRVTLEEVLVTSAQVAGTDPGDTAERLLMNYAFQAARVKKQYWEQNANGGKGAEVTMGWDVKKNKEM